One Branchiostoma floridae strain S238N-H82 chromosome 15, Bfl_VNyyK, whole genome shotgun sequence DNA window includes the following coding sequences:
- the LOC118431748 gene encoding rab9 effector protein with kelch motifs-like isoform X2, protein MAVASCTWVKKAIHGTPPSPRNSHAMTMVGSIGFLFGGSTCIGGGSTSVFSDDEESASFYNDLYMLQVGPSQLVWEKVPQGGDIPSKRDGASLCSVGSTLYLFGGKSELVADESLSGLYTFDTGTLCWERCSTQGPQPRTLHHSQAVVGRNIYVFGGIYKGNATNTMYMLNTATLTWTPLRTSGGKPSPRCDHSSCAVGDKIYVFGGCAGDNVWLNDLHIFDTATLTWTSPMVKGDAPPARGCHTFVSHHDKDIYVFGGSNDSNIENMSFNDLYKLSLGRLKWKHPLYSGIPPERRYSHTTFILHSHMYVIGGINEQREFNDVHILKLINPSDRQPVMKSVLEDFGVHNENVGYTPTRTPQPRYELSDPPAVTSPRSRLPHSLPSHETPDFGEARASAIKLIQDAFSILEDKFKQLEVERAALSTARQAFAKEKEEYKTTYSRQQKELRDMLENHKSQNEEWLRQRKQENDADRKTIAKEKDTTMHPAVSEDAEASAI, encoded by the exons ATGGCTGTTGCCAGTTGCACTTGGGTCAAGAAGGCCATCCATGGAACACCCCCTTCCCCCAG GAACAGCCATGCCATGACCATGGTGGGCAGCATTGGCTTCCTGTTTGGTGGCAGCACCTGTATTGGAGGG GGTTCCACCTCTGTCTTCAGTGATGATGAAGAGTCGGCATCATTCTACAATGACCTCTACATGCTACAAG TTGGTCCCAGTCAGCTGGTATGGGAGAAGGTACCACAAGGTGGAGACATTCCCTCTAAGAGAGATGGAGCTTCTCTATG CTCTGTTGGCTCCACCCTGTATCTGTTTGGAGGGAAGAGTGAGTTAGTGGCTGACGAGTCCCTGTCAGGCCTGTACACCTTTGACACAG gTACACTATGCTGGGAGCGCTGCTCCACTCAGGGTCCCCAGCCCCGCACCTTACACCATAGCCAGGCTGTGGTGGGGAGGAACATCTACGTCTTTGGTGGGATCTACAAGGGCAATGCTACAAACACCATGTACATGCTCAATACTG CAACCCTGACCTGGACGCCCCTGCGAACGTCTGGAGGGAAACCTTCCCCAAG ATGTGACCACTCCAGCTGTGCTGTAGGAGACAAGATCTATGTGTTTGGAGGCTGTGCAGGGGACAACGTGTGGCTCAATGACCTGCATATCTTTGATACAG CCACCCTGACATGGACCTCCCCCATGGTGAAAGGCGACGCACCCCCGGCTCGTGGCTGTCACACGTTTGTCTCACACCATGATAAG GACATCTATGTGTTTGGTGGATCCAATGACTCCAACATTGAAAACATGTCGTTTAACGACCTTTACAAACTCAGCCTAG GAAGGTTGAAGTGGAAACACCCCCTGTACAGTGGCATTCCTCCTGAGCGGAGATACAGTCACACAACCTTCATCCTCCACAGTCAT ATGTACGTGATTGGTGGGATTAACGAGCAGCGGGAGTTTAACGATGTCCACATCCTGAAACTCATCAACCCATCAGACAGGCAGCCAG TGATGAAGTCAGTTCTGGAGGATTTCGGAGTTCACAATGAAAACGTCGG CTACACCCCCACGCGGACGCCCCAGCCTCGATACGAGCTGTCGGACCCTCCTGCTGTCACCTCTCCTCGCTCCAGGCTGCCGCACAGTCTGCCC AGCCATGAAACTCCAGACTTTGGTGAGGCAAGAGCATCGGCCATCAAACTTATACAGGATGCCTTCAGCATTCTAGAGGACAAGTTCAAGCAGCTGGAAGT GGAGAGAGCGGCCCTGAGCACAGCCCGTCAGGCATTTGCCAAGGAGAAGGAGGAGTACAAGACAACCTACAGCCGCCAGCAAAAG GAGCTTCGCGACATGCTGGAAAACCACAAGTCTCAGAACGAGGAGTGGCTCCGCCAGAGGAAGCAGGAAAACGATGCAGACAGGAAAACCATCGCTAAAGAGAAG GATACCACCATGCACCCAGCTGTATCTGAAGACGCAGAGGCCTCAGCTATTTGA
- the LOC118431781 gene encoding ATP synthase mitochondrial F1 complex assembly factor 1-like, with product MAAPMRFCRLTWRRTFLPLQAFATGGTPFRALQTCSCACSGEREADLQENPFFSKYKNKIDEFRKENPGEYEAFVQEKRDRQQKKRADSAANKEAIKEQMNWMGSNPRFSQNAQQDTGSSRGSFSMAGAKKLDAVLRTDLIQDKTAEEIAKIWTDYHAQKDALCAVIPKDTYAVLNARTNMCPTFLLPMPREQGYEFFLLQFSGQECHFTPLINFQTHKENAPSCIQLVHYPDLAEEKGIVLMKAEVDTKVLTTLEAKFLVDQMTMYYTARSDQRFSIVRNFTVKPTEFDHMVLIKELEALGGQSTPDKTD from the exons atggcggcgcccatgcgATTTTGTCGTCTGACTTGGCGGCGAACATTTTTGCCGCTTCAGGCCTTTGCTACGGGCGGCACCCCGTTCCGAGCCTTGCAGACCTGCTCATGTGCTTGCAGCGGAGAGAGGGAGGCTGATTTACAAGAAAATCCTTTCTtctcaaagtacaaaaacaagatCGACGAGTTCAGAAA AGAAAACCCAGGGGAGTATGAGGCATTTGTGCAAGAGAAAAGGGACAGACAACAGAAGAAGCGTGCAGATTCTGCAGCCAACAAGGAAGCCATCAAGGAGCAG ATGAACTGGATGGGCAGCAATCCACGGTTTTCCCAGAATGCACAGCAGGATACAGGATCATCTCGTGGCAGCTTCTCCATGGCAGGTGCCAAG AAGCTGGACGCTGTGCTAAGAACTGATCTAATCCAGGACAAGACAGCAGAGGAGATAGCCAAG ATCTGGACAGACTACCATGCCCAGAAGGATGCTCTGTGTGCTGTCATCCCC AAAGACACGTATGCTGTGCTGAATGCCAGGACAAACATGTGCCCAACG TTTCTGCTGCCCATGCCAAGGGAGCAGGGATATGAGTTCTTCCTGCTACAGTTCTCAGGCCAAGAGTGCCACTTCACTCCCCTCATCAACTTCCAG ACTCACAAAGAGAATGCCCCCAGCTGTATCCAGTTGGTGCACTACCCTGACCTTGCAGAGGAGAAAG GCATTGTACTAATGAAGGCAGAGGTGGACACGAAAGTGCTG ACCACACTAGAGGCTAAGTTTCTTGTTGACCAGATGACCATGTACTATACGGCCAGGAGTGACCAGCGGTTCAGCATCGTCCGCAACTTCACCGTAAAGCCCACAGAGTTTGACCACATGGTCTTGATCAAGGAACTGGAAGCATTGGGGGGACAGTCGACACCAGACAAGACTGACTGA
- the LOC118431780 gene encoding UDP-N-acetylglucosamine transporter-like, whose product MVSLKHLSLGVLILQTTSLVLTMRYSRTAETRGPRYLSSTAVVVAEVMKIAACIVLVFFEQGMSMSRLGSTLRQELVGKPFETLKLAVPSILYTLQNNLLYVALSNLDAATYQVTYQLKILTTALFSVAMLGRRLEMSKWVALVLLMTGVALVQMPAEAKPEGTKTHSLGSQVVGLLSVLTACCTSAFAGVYFEKILKGSRPSLWVRNIQLGLFGAIFGLFAVVMSDYELVVELGFLQGYNSITWTVVSLQAFGGLVIAAVIKYADNILKGFATSLSIILSTVMSYYILDDFRPSSHFFIGASIVICATFLYSREVKVNIAPIIPLIAKESQQ is encoded by the exons ATGGTGTCGCTGAAGCACCTCTCCCTTGGGGTGCTGATTCTCCAGACAACATCGCTGGTCCTCACGATGCGGTACTCCAGGACCGCCGAGACGAGGGGACCACGGTACCTGTCGTCCACTGCCGTGGTGGTGGCTGAAGTCATGAAGATAGCTGCCTGCATAGTGCTGGTCTTCTTCGAACAGG GTATGAGTATGTCTCGACTGGGGTCTACTTTACGTCAGGAGCTGGTAGGAAAACCCTTTGAGACGCTGAAACTGGCTGTGCCCTCCATCTTGTACACACTGCAGAATAACCTGCTGTATGTGGCACTGTCTAACCTAGATGCTGCAACCTATCAA GTGACGTATCAGCTGAAGATCCTGACCACAGCACTGTTCAGTGTGGCCATGTTGGGTAGAAGACTGGAGATGTCTAAGTGGGTGGCACTGGTGTTACTCATGACAGGTGTAGCACTAGTACAG ATGCCAGCAGAAGCCAAACCAGAAGGAACTAAGACCCACTCGCTGGGCAGCCAGGTGGTGGGCCTGCTGTCGGTGCTGACTGCCTGCTGCACAAGTGCTTTTGCAGGCGTCTACTTTGAAAAGATCCTCAAGGGTTCCAGGCCATCTCTTTGGGTCAGGAATATACAGTTAG GTCTGTTTGGTGCCATATTTGGGTTGTTTGCGGTAGTGATGTCTGATTATGAGCTGGTGGTGGAACTTGGCTTTCTGCAGGGGTACAACAGTATAACATGGACAGTTGTGTCATTACAG GCTTTTGGAGGACTGGTAATAGCAGCTGTGATTAAATATGCTGACAACATCCTTAAAGGGTTCGCCACGTCGCTGTCCATCATCCTGTCAACTGTCATGTCATACTACATACTGGACGACTTCAGGCCATCTAG tCACTTCTTCATCGGAGCTTCAATAGTGATTTGTGCGACCTTCCTGTACAGCAgagaggtcaaggtcaacatcGCCCCTATCATACCCCTGATAGCAAAGGAGTCTCAGCAGTAA
- the LOC118431748 gene encoding rab9 effector protein with kelch motifs-like isoform X1 has translation MAVASCTWVKKAIHGTPPSPRNSHAMTMVGSIGFLFGGSTCIGGGSTSVFSDDEESASFYNDLYMLQVGPSQLVWEKVPQGGDIPSKRDGASLCSVGSTLYLFGGKSELVADESLSGLYTFDTGTLCWERCSTQGPQPRTLHHSQAVVGRNIYVFGGIYKGNATNTMYMLNTATLTWTPLRTSGGKPSPRCDHSSCAVGDKIYVFGGCAGDNVWLNDLHIFDTATLTWTSPMVKGDAPPARGCHTFVSHHDKDIYVFGGSNDSNIENMSFNDLYKLSLGRLKWKHPLYSGIPPERRYSHTTFILHSHMYVIGGINEQREFNDVHILKLINPSDRQPVMKSVLEDFGVHNENVGYTPTRTPQPRYELSDPPAVTSPRSRLPHSLPSHETPDFGEARASAIKLIQDAFSILEDKFKQLEVERAALSTARQAFAKEKEEYKTTYSRQQKELRDMLENHKSQNEEWLRQRKQENDADRKTIAKEKAQLAEERARILAEQDSLSDKSRKLVSVMQQFKAV, from the exons ATGGCTGTTGCCAGTTGCACTTGGGTCAAGAAGGCCATCCATGGAACACCCCCTTCCCCCAG GAACAGCCATGCCATGACCATGGTGGGCAGCATTGGCTTCCTGTTTGGTGGCAGCACCTGTATTGGAGGG GGTTCCACCTCTGTCTTCAGTGATGATGAAGAGTCGGCATCATTCTACAATGACCTCTACATGCTACAAG TTGGTCCCAGTCAGCTGGTATGGGAGAAGGTACCACAAGGTGGAGACATTCCCTCTAAGAGAGATGGAGCTTCTCTATG CTCTGTTGGCTCCACCCTGTATCTGTTTGGAGGGAAGAGTGAGTTAGTGGCTGACGAGTCCCTGTCAGGCCTGTACACCTTTGACACAG gTACACTATGCTGGGAGCGCTGCTCCACTCAGGGTCCCCAGCCCCGCACCTTACACCATAGCCAGGCTGTGGTGGGGAGGAACATCTACGTCTTTGGTGGGATCTACAAGGGCAATGCTACAAACACCATGTACATGCTCAATACTG CAACCCTGACCTGGACGCCCCTGCGAACGTCTGGAGGGAAACCTTCCCCAAG ATGTGACCACTCCAGCTGTGCTGTAGGAGACAAGATCTATGTGTTTGGAGGCTGTGCAGGGGACAACGTGTGGCTCAATGACCTGCATATCTTTGATACAG CCACCCTGACATGGACCTCCCCCATGGTGAAAGGCGACGCACCCCCGGCTCGTGGCTGTCACACGTTTGTCTCACACCATGATAAG GACATCTATGTGTTTGGTGGATCCAATGACTCCAACATTGAAAACATGTCGTTTAACGACCTTTACAAACTCAGCCTAG GAAGGTTGAAGTGGAAACACCCCCTGTACAGTGGCATTCCTCCTGAGCGGAGATACAGTCACACAACCTTCATCCTCCACAGTCAT ATGTACGTGATTGGTGGGATTAACGAGCAGCGGGAGTTTAACGATGTCCACATCCTGAAACTCATCAACCCATCAGACAGGCAGCCAG TGATGAAGTCAGTTCTGGAGGATTTCGGAGTTCACAATGAAAACGTCGG CTACACCCCCACGCGGACGCCCCAGCCTCGATACGAGCTGTCGGACCCTCCTGCTGTCACCTCTCCTCGCTCCAGGCTGCCGCACAGTCTGCCC AGCCATGAAACTCCAGACTTTGGTGAGGCAAGAGCATCGGCCATCAAACTTATACAGGATGCCTTCAGCATTCTAGAGGACAAGTTCAAGCAGCTGGAAGT GGAGAGAGCGGCCCTGAGCACAGCCCGTCAGGCATTTGCCAAGGAGAAGGAGGAGTACAAGACAACCTACAGCCGCCAGCAAAAG GAGCTTCGCGACATGCTGGAAAACCACAAGTCTCAGAACGAGGAGTGGCTCCGCCAGAGGAAGCAGGAAAACGATGCAGACAGGAAAACCATCGCTAAAGAGAAG GCCCAGCTGGCGGAGGAACGGGCACGGATCCTGGCTGAACAGGACAGCCTGTCGGACAAGTCCAGGAAGCTGGTGTCAGTGATGCAGCAGTTCAAAGCTGTGTGA